Part of the Lysobacter enzymogenes genome is shown below.
GCGCGCAGCGCGGCCGCGCGGCTCATCGGGAGTGGCTCATTCGAGGCAGCTCATCGGGCGCCGCTCATGCCGGCGCGCCGGCCGCTTCGGCGCGCTTGGCCGCGACCGTGGCGAACAGCCGCACGTCGCGGTTCTCGGTGCCGTGCCGGATCGTGCCCTCCTCGCGCATGCCGAGCCGTTCCAGCACCTTGATCGACGCCGCATTGCCCGGGCTGACGATCGCCAGCACCCGCGCCAACGCCAGCGCCTCGCGTGCGTAGCGCAGCACCGCCTCGCCGGCCTCGACCGCATAACCGCGCTGCCAGTGGCGTTGCAGGAAGGCGTAGCCCAGGTCCGGCGCGGGCAGGGTGTCGCGGCACAGCAGGCCGCTGATGCCGATCGGCTCGCCGCTGTCGCGCAGCTCGACCCGCCACAGGCCGTAGCCGTGGCGCGCGTAGCTTGCGGCGGGGCCGTCCTGGATGTAGCGCAGCGCGCCGTCGAGGTCGCGCACGCCGCGGTCGCCGATGCCGCCGAGGAAGCCGGGTTCGTTGAGCAGTTCGAGAATGAAGCCGGCGTCGCCGGCGGCGAGCTCGCGCAGGGTCAGGCGTTCGGTCTGGATCGTCGGCATGGGCGGCGGCGCGCGCGGGTCGGTCGGGCAACGATACGACAGTGGCGCGCTTCGGTGAGGCCTCGATGAAGCCGGCGCGACGGCGGCTACACTGGCCGGCCACGCACCGCCGCCTTCGCCGCCATGACCGAGCCGTCCCGCCTGCACGAAATCCACCCCATCGCCGACGACAAGCGCCGCGCCGTGCTCGACGCGCTGGCCGCGATCGAGCGCGAGCACGACGTGCGCGTGGTCTACGCCTGCGAATCCGGCAGCCGCGGTTGGGGCTTTTCCTCGCCCGACAGCGACTACGACGCGCGCTTCGTCTACGTGCACCGGCAGCCGTGGTACCTCAGCGTCAACGAGCGCACCGGCCCGGGCGAGCCGCAGCGCGACGTGATCGAGCTGCCGATCGAGTCGGACCTGGACGTGGCCGGCTGGGACCTGCGCAAGGCGCTGCGGCTGGTGTCCAAGTCCAACCCGACCCTGCTGGAGTGGCTGCGCTCG
Proteins encoded:
- a CDS encoding GNAT family N-acetyltransferase, with product MPTIQTERLTLRELAAGDAGFILELLNEPGFLGGIGDRGVRDLDGALRYIQDGPAASYARHGYGLWRVELRDSGEPIGISGLLCRDTLPAPDLGYAFLQRHWQRGYAVEAGEAVLRYAREALALARVLAIVSPGNAASIKVLERLGMREEGTIRHGTENRDVRLFATVAAKRAEAAGAPA